A window of Carassius gibelio isolate Cgi1373 ecotype wild population from Czech Republic chromosome A3, carGib1.2-hapl.c, whole genome shotgun sequence genomic DNA:
ataaatagcttCTACTGGAACAAACAGCACATAGATGCACAAATGTATAAGGTCAAGTCATCAATATGTAAGGTCACAGTTTTGAGAAAGAGAGATGAAGTTTGAATATCAGCCTTACTATTTCACTACACCTGGTGTAACCATTCCTGTGTTAACATTTCACATTCATAATTAGTCATCCACCGTCCTTATCCTCACCAACCCACCCTCCAATccaattttttgttaatttacacACTTATTATTGATCTCAAAACTCAATTAAGCTAATTTCACCAAAAGTCAAATATTGCAAAGATCTCATAAAACAAGATTGTACAAAACAAGACAAGATGAGAGGTCAgtattcaaaatgcatttattattcaaaaatgactaaaacttatgtaaaatttaaaaacaaacaaccaagcaaacacacacacacacacacaaccttaataaataataaatatataataaattaatgaagTCTTCAGACTGTGAACTGTCCAGTGCTGAATGGAAATGGtgcaatttaaaagtgaaactgatACAGTGATTAGAAACAGaataaacagacaaaacaaacattaaataaataaataataaataatcaataaataggGACtaatttataaatctgaaaacttaTAACATGATGTCGTGGTTGTGATCCAGTATGAACTTCAGGGTGCGGACAATCTCTTTTCTGACAATTTCCCATGCGCAAAAACTGAAATCCTGCACAGAAAAAAGGCATTCAGCATTAGGATGTTTATCATAGAACACAAGAGATAGGCTAGGACTAAGTTATAGGTCGAGGAGACTAGCataccttttctttcagagttgAGGATAAAGTCTGGAAGTAAACCTTGAGTGAAGCTTCTCTGTTGGCGAAATCCTGTGCAGCTACAGACTTGCTCATGATCTATATTTGCCAAGACCCAGAAAACATGAAATACTGAATATAAAAGGAAATTACAAGTCATACAAAAATTACACAGTTATTTGGCAATAAGTGATTCTGATTCACAATTTAGGCACCCAGCTGTCAAATACTTCTGCGTGGCCATATAGTCCAGGATAACACGgtacaagtgacaagtgacatgGTGCTACTAAATGTCTGTTACAGTATGTAccactcatctctctctctctctctctctctctctctctctctctctctctgtggcatATAGAGGCTAATTGGCACTTCATGCATCTCAAAAACTTCACTGACGGAGTTAAAACGGCGCGTCAGAGGCCTGCATTATTACTTTTATGCTGAACACGAAACcttttatatagaaatatatggaATTTCCAGttaaaggggggaaaaaacaaaGAGATTGCTATGATGAACTAGGCCTACAACCCGACAAATGACTGGATGACtgagataaataaatgaatgaagacaATTCACTCGTATTGCAGAATAATAATAGTTCATATTATTAATAGTAGCCTATAATTTAATCACATGTGATTTCAAAGAAGACAAGATCTCAAAACATTAAGatgtcaatttaaaaaataagaaatcagtTTTCTTACGCATTTGCTGTCCGTAATCTGGCGGTACAGGAGGCCTCGAAACTCAGTCCACTTCTGTGCATCCCACTGGTCTGGATCATTGTAGTTCTCTAACAAAGCGTCAATACTTTCAAGTGTCTGGTAAACAGCCTTTTCAACACCAGTAACCTGAACAAGAGTTGGAAAGTAATCAGATGTGCACAAAAGTCAtcctcaaataataaaaaattgtattacaaatatttattcaaaGATTTTACCTGATCCGTGTTGTCAGACTCGAACGCATCTTGCGGGAAAGGTATGGCAACATTTTCCTTCAGGCACTGCACGGGGAAAAATCCCCCCTGagacaaaatacaaaacaatatatttttcaatGAATATGTATATTCGCCTATTACTGAATTGTACCTGTGAAGATTCTCAGCAGTTCTCACCGCGGTCTCTATCAGTGTATAAGATCTCTTCAGTAAGTCATTACGAAGGATGCAGTTTGTTGGCAAGGACCAAACCTGCGCAAAGCAGAAAAAGCTGCACAGCAGGGCCACACGATGAAGGTCCATTCTGACAGATGCCTAAAAGATCAGAGACCTTGCGAGATTCAAACAAGAATGCAACAATTTCAAGCCATAAATAATCCgattcatttaaataaaccaCTTATTCGCCTGCTCACCTTGTTAACTTGTCCTTTGTCCTTCACAACTTGATAGTCGTAAGAGTAAAGACTCACTTTAGCTCGGTAGTTTATATACTGCATTTTGGAGATCGTAGGGAAAGTAATTTTTACTTGGTATTTTTTGACGATCATTTTCAGCATCAGAAAATAAGAAATGGGCTCAATTTGTATTTTCGTCTTGGACCGCTGCTGTCATGCTACTTCTCATTCAGTGCATCTCGACTTCCCCTTATCAACGTTCATTTGAAGCTAAGACCATATGTCACAATCTGACGTTTGAGTCGCAACTAttggttttaattaattttgtaatatGTATGTAGTATCTGAGAGGCCATGGTACAATCGAATCCCAAtagaacaaacaaatacattccagtgaatatgaataaattatgacatatGAATAATGATACATTTTGAGCTGCAAAACACTATACAGCTGACCGACAATGTGGCATGTTGACATGTTTTTGATCAAGACAGAACTAGTTGTCGACAACTTCGCTACTATTTTACTAGTATTGAAGTGGTACATCTGAATGCTTTGAAACAGATGAGCTCGACAAAAATAGCATATGTTCCTGTTAAAACATCTTCAGATATATTCAAATGATTCTTATAAATATGAATCCCCTTGTGTAAAGTGTACTCAAAGCCACCTAATGCAATTCTGTGCCCTGtcgtataaaaacaaacaaacaaacagcgcTCTCTTGGATGCATAAAAAAGGGATGAGAAATAAGTTAGAGATAAATCGGGAGGTTATACAGTGTATGCTAATAACACTTTATATTTGTGATTTACTCTATGGCCAATAACAAATGTGTGATAATCATAGATCCTTTCTCAGATATTCCTGTTCTCAAGCCTCCTACCTCTAGTTTTGCTCTAGGCCTCGGTCTGTGGTTTTAAATCAGAGcagaatttatttcattttaatacttGGCTTTAATAAATCGAACTTATATTGGTCTAAAAGTAACCTATCATCatctattgtttatattattaataaataattagaatTACCCCCAAGATATAATTTACAAATTGCTTATACTTTAGTGAAAATGTATAACATAATTATCACTAATTAATTTTTGAACAATTAATTTATGTTGCCTTTGTAATAAGATCTATTCATatgagtattttattttgaaagctgATTAGGTTTCTGAAGAATTGTGCCCACAATAACAGACTGGGATTTGCCCAAGATGATAGCACATAGTGcacaaaaccacaaacaatctatgtggttttaagaaaaaaaaaaaaatcattactctTGGTTTGGCTTCTAATGAAATGCAACGACTGGCAAATTTCAACCTCTTGAGAACATGGAGAGACCCCCACTGGCATCTTACcttgaaaatgaaatgaagaaaGGGAACCGAAAGTGTGTCGAACCAAGCTGAGTGATCATGATATACTGTGTGAGCTTGTTTGAGAGCAAGAGGAATCAAGTACTGTGCTTTTGGTTCTGCCAGACGCCTCAAATCAGACTACAAATCagaaagagacacacacagaaaagacataactaataaaatactaattaaCTTAGGTTTGTGACTCAAGAGGTTATTAGTGTCCTTCTCTTTATAAGTCAAGCATACAAATCTCAACATCTTTAACAGAGCTGTGTTCACGCCAGAACTTTTGATTTCTTTTTGAGAACTTCCTTATTTTGCCAAAATGTGGAAATTCACAACTTTCTTCAGCAATTTAAACAGCAACCATTTAAGACCTAACCAATaaggacactttaaaatgaacccctgttctatttatttaaatgttcattaaCTTACGATCTCTAACTCAATACAGTAATGCTTTAAACCACAAGCATTAAAAAAGAAGACAAACCAATATGTGCACTTTTAAGCCTAAACAAAGGTTTACATAAGAATACATATTaattacacactcacacacacacatacatgtatgtatatatatatatatatatatatatatatatatatatatatatatatatagacacacacacacacacacacagtcaaaccaaaaattattcagatatgctttttcactttttctttaCTAGTGAGTGAGGGACCCTATAGGTCATGTAAGAtagaatagcaaaataaagtacactgtgacatattatacccaaacattatttatacagtgG
This region includes:
- the ifnphi3 gene encoding interferon phi 3; protein product: MDLHRVALLCSFFCFAQVWSLPTNCILRNDLLKRSYTLIETAGGFFPVQCLKENVAIPFPQDAFESDNTDQVTGVEKAVYQTLESIDALLENYNDPDQWDAQKWTEFRGLLYRQITDSKCIMSKSVAAQDFANREASLKVYFQTLSSTLKEKDFSFCAWEIVRKEIVRTLKFILDHNHDIML